In Pelodictyon luteolum DSM 273, the genomic stretch AGTCCTTACTTGAACAATTCGGTGAAAAATGCACTGGAAAAGTCATCGCCCCTCCCCCCGAGGTCAGACGGGCCCCCTTCCGAGCGGTTCAAGTTCGTATTCACCCCTAAAGGCATTGACCGCTGAGAAGAGGTAAGAGAGATTGTTTCAGCGGATAAACATATTGTGTATATTTTATATGCATTTCGGCGGGTCGTATATGTATATGTGTTCTGCTGCTGTCCGGAACGATGAATGACATTCAACCCATAAATGAGACCACTGTATCCATGAGGCATTCCATACGACTTACTGCCGCTCTTCTTCTGGCTTTCATCGCCTGTTTCAGTTTCCCTCTCTCCGCCATGGCCCTGGAGGGCGAGTATATCGCCATCCGCAAGGAGGGCGCAGGACGTATCGCACTTGTGCTTGGCAAGCCGCTTGCCGAAGGCGGAAAGGCTTCCGCATGGTCGGCGGAGCTTGATCGGGAGATCCGCGAGGGTCTTGCCTTCACGGGCATCTTCAACATGATACCTCCTCCGCTGAACCTCTTTGAGACGGGCGGAAGCGGCAAGCGTACGCTGAATTTCGGGGCCCTCAACTCCATCGGTGCGGAAATATTCGCCGGCGGTTCCCTCGCCTCCGAGGCAGGCAGGGTGAAGCTGTCCATGGCCGTCTATGAGACCTTCGGAGCCAAACCCATCCTCAGCAAAACCTATTCGGGGAGGCCTGATGAGCTGCGCACAATCGCGCACGCTTTTTGTGCCGATCTTGTAAAGCTGCTTACCGGACGCCGTTCGGTGTTTGGTTCAAACATCGTGTTCGTGTCGAACCGGAGCGGGTTCAAGGAAATCTATTCCTGCGCCTTCGACGGCGGCTCCCTCAGCCAGCTCACCCGTTCCCGCTCAATTTCGCTCACGCCGGCACTCTCTCCTGACGGCACCCGACTGGCTTTCACCGACTATACCTCCGGCAGGCCCGGGCTGAAGATCATGAATATGGCCGACCGGAGGATTTCCGCCGTACGCCAGTCGGGGGTCAGCATCGATCCAGGGTGGAGGAGTAATGGCGAAGTGGCAACAACGCTCTCTTTTGAAGGAGACCAGGACATCTATCTTGTCCGGCCGGACGGCACCCTTTCCCGCAAGGTGACTTCCAGCAGGGGCATTGACCTTTCCCCGTCGTTTTCGCCTGATGGAACCAAGATGGCATTCGTTTCAGCGCGTTTCGGCAACCCGCAGGTCTTCATCCTCGATCTCGGTACGGGCCAGACCCGACGGCTGACCTACAATGGCAATTACAATACCCAGCCGTCATGGTCTCCGGGCGGTGATAAAATTGCCTATACGACAATGGAGAAAAACGGTGAAATAAATATATTTACCATAAGGCCGGATGGTTCGGGTGCAACCCGGTTGACTTCAGGGGCACGCGAGAACGAATCCCCGTCCTGGTCGCCCGGCGGCGACATGATCGTGTTTACCTCCGGCCGCCAGGGCCAGAAAAAACTGTATGTAATGAATGCTAACGGGGACAACCAGCGTCGCCTCCTCCAGATGGAGGGGGAACAGATGCAGCCCTCATGGTCGTTCATCCCTTGAAGCATCTGTTCTTGAGCAGTACAGCAGTTTTTTTGCAATCAACTAAAAAAGGGGGAAATCATGAAAAATCTCAAGCCTTTAGCCAGAATCCTGTGTGTGCCGGCGATGCTGTTCATCGGGGCATGCAGCTGTCAGAAAGATGTTGCAGTAGCACCCGAACCACCCCCACCTCCGCCGCCGGCTGCTGCTGCTGTTCCTGCTCTTGGTGACGTGTTTTTTGATTTTGACCAGTCGGCTCTGCGCATGGATGCTGTAAGCCAGCTGAAAAACAATGCGGCATGGATGGATGCCAACCGTTCGAAGCGGGTGATTGTTGAAGGGCACTGCGACGAGCGGGGGACCAATGAGTACAACATGGCCCTCGGAGAGCGTCGTGCCTCTTCCGCCAAAGAGTACATCGTGAGCCTCGGCATCAGCCCTGAACGTATTGAAACCCTCAGCTACGGTGAAGAGAAGCCGTTTGCCCAGGGCAGTACCGAGGAGGCATGGGCGCAGAACAGACGGGCCCATTTTGTCGCTGAGTGATGTTCCCTGCAGCCGGGGGGCGGCATGGTGCCGTTTCCCGGGCTGCTTAGTATTAACTTACCCGTAACCCAAACAATCCGATCCCATGAAAAAAAGTGTGTATGGTTTTCTCGCTCTTGCGTTGATGTTCACGGCAGGCTGTTCGTCCAAAAATGCGGTCGCTCCCTCCGGTGCGGATGAGGCTTCTGCTCCCGCTCCTGCTGAGGCTTCTGCTCCCGTATCTTCCGTCGCATCCGGACCCTCCGGCTACGGATTCGACGAGTACCAGACCGGTCCTCTCGGAGATGTGTTCTATGAATTCGACAGCTCGGAACTCGCCGCTGACGCCCAGACGCAGCTGCAGCAGAATGCATCATGGATGAACAGCAACGCCGCAGCTTCGACCATGATCGAAGGCCATTGCGATGAGCGCGGCACCTCAGAGTATAACATTGCTCTCGGAGAGCGTCGTGCTTCGACGGCCAAGGAGTACATCGTCAGGCTCGGCGTCCCTTCATCGCGTATCGAGACGGTGAGCTACGGTGAAGAAAAACCCTTCGCCGCCGGCCACGATGAAGCCGCATGGTCGAAAAACCGCCGCGCACACTTCATCCTGAAGTAAGTATCGACTTCTTACGACACTCCCCCTGAGCCCTTACCGGGTTCAGGGGCTTTTTTCTGATGCCAAACACCCTGACGCCCATGACCAGCATATCCGGCAGGCTTCTCCTTGTCCCTTTTTTCCTTCTTTCTGCATGTGCCTCGAAGCAGGACCTTGTCGTTGTCAAGGACAATCTTGAAACCATAAAAACCCAATCGGCAGGATCGTATTCGGACCTGCAGCAGCTCCGTGACCAGGTCGGCGGACTGCAGGGCCGCATCGACGAAGTGGGCTACAGCAGCCAGCGGAATCTTCAGCGGCTTGGTGCCGAGGATTCACTGCTGGTGCAGAAAAATGACGAGCTTGAACGCAGGATTCAGGCAGTTGAGCGATACCTCGGCCTGACACCATCCCCAAAGGCTGCTGCTGTCATTCCTCCCGCTGTGCCCGGCAGTGCCGGGGCAACATCGCCTGACAGCGCCGCCGCTACGGCTGCCGCACCTCCCAGTCCTTCGCCCAAAAGCGATTCCGACCTTTTCAACGAGGGGGCTGCCATGTTCGGCAAAGACCGGTTCAATGATGCCCGTGAGAGTTTTTCAGCCTTGATCAAGGACTATCCCAAGTCGCCGAGGGTTGGAGATGCGCAGTTTTTCATCGCTGAAAGCTGGTTTGCCGAGAAAGCCTACGACAAGGCAATCCTTGATTACCAGACGGTGATTGCCAAATACACGAAAAGCCCCAAGCGTCCCATGGCGATTTTCAAGCAGGCCCGCTCATTCGAGCTGATCGGTGATGCGGCCAACGCAAAAACCCGCTATCGTGATCTGGTCAATGTCTACCCGTCAGCTCCTGAAGCCAAGCTTGCCCGCCAGAAACTCAACTGACCCTCACCTTCATTCTGCAGCTGCCGGCGGCTTTCCTGAAAGAATGCTGTCGGCTCGCAGAACCACCCCGTCTCCTTCACGCACCCGTACCCTCCATACTCCGTTTCCTTCCTTGCCGACCGTTTTTCTGGACCAGCTTCTCCATCGAGGGCCCGATGGTCTGCCTACTGCTATTTTATCGACCTGTTTACCGTTGAACGACCACTCATGATAGAGGGGTTTGCCGGAAGGCCTATGAATGTCGCTGAAGTAGATGATGGAGCTGGTTCCTGCAGGGATGCGGGCAAGCCGGCCGTTCGGCTGGCGTTTTTCTTTGTTGATCGAGAGCGTAAAGCATCCGGTATGTGCCGTTGCTGCATGCGCCCCGGCCTGCTTTGATTCCTGCTCAGGACGTTCGGCTCCAGCCGGACCCTCATCTGCTGCCGGTGCCGGGGCACTGCTGTATCCTCCCGCTGCGGTTGGTGTCTCCCCGGGCGGGGTTTCTGCCGGGCTGCGGTATGTGCGGCTGAGGAAGAGAGCGCTGATGATGAGGACGGCAGCGATTCCCGCCGCTGCAATGGCCTTTGGTCCCACGGAGAGAATGCGGCCCTTTCCCGGGGACTTCTCAAGGTTTTGCTGTTGTGCAATAGGCGCCGGAATGCCTGCAGCCTGCTTCAGTTCCTTGAAGAGCGCCGTGTCAAAGGTTCCGAGCGCGAGAGCATATTTCCGGAGCAGTGCGATGACGTAAACCGGAGGCAGGAACTCCAGGTCCCCGGACTCCAGACGCCGGAGCTGCTCTTCAGCCACTCCCGACTGCCGTGCCGCTTCTTCTGTGCTCAGCCCGTTGCCGACTCTTTTCTTTGTAAGGGCGTCGACTATGATCCGGCCTGTCCGGACGAACTCCGTCAGGTTTTCCATTGTGATGCGTCTGTGGTTTTTTTCTGTCATACTGAAGGTACGTGATATCGACCTTCATGCTATGGAGATAGTGTGAACTTGATCAATGTTTCATTGCGGGGATGTGGTTTTTGTGTCGTGAATGAAGTTTTTTCCCGCTCCAATAGTTGCCATGTCACGCTTATCTCTTTGCTTTAAAAGTGATTGAACAAATTCATGCAGTGCTGGCCGTGCGATGCTGGTGTGTATATCAGCGCGTTTTTTTTGTTGTCTTATTTGAACTAAATCTAAATAGGTGTAGATTCAGCCTGTTTAATTAGATAAAGTCAAAATAAGAGCACATCCAAAACACACCACGCAAACCAGAGCATTATGAACATGTTTCAGAAAAGCACCGGCATGGTCTGTCTGGCCCTTCTGGTTTCTACACAGGTATTGGCTGCAGGCGAGGTGGAGGAGCTGAAGCGGCGTCTTGAGGCGCTAGAATACAAAACGGAAGCTTCGGCTCCTGCTCCGGCAGAGAAAGAAAGTCCGACCGTTTCCTTCGGCGGTTTTGTCGAGGTCGAAGCAAACTCTGTTGACACTGAAGGCAAAAAATCCACAACCGACATCACCCTCGCGACCCTTGAGCTCGGCCTTGAAGCAAGCCTGAACCCATGGCTCACCGCTTACGGGGTGCTGCTGTACGAACAGGGTGAAAACAGCGACAACATCCTTGTTGAGCAGGCCTACATCAGGATGAAGTCGGAATCTTCCCCGTTCTTCGCCGAGGTCGGCCGCCTTACCCAGTCGTTCGGTACGTTTGAGAGCAGCATGATCTCCGACCCCATGACCCTCGAGCTCGGCCAGACCAGGCTTCATGCATCGCTCAAGGCCGGCTATGAAGAGGGCGGCCTCCAGGGATCGCTCTCTGTGTTCAAGGGTGAAGTGCAGAAAACAGGCGAAAGCGAAATCAACAGCCTCGTTGCCTTTATTGGCTGGCAGAAAGAGCTTGACAGCTTCCGCTACGGCATCGGTGGCTCATGGACGAACAATGTGGCCGATACCGATGGGCTGAAGGATAGTTTCGTCGTTGGGAATAATACGACAACCACGGACTTCGTCGGCGGCTGGTCGGTCAATGCGATGGCGGGGTTCGGACCCTTTGAGCTGAGGGGAGAATACCTTGGCGCCTGCGACAACTTTACGGACGGCGAAAACAGCGGCAGGCAGCCTGCCGCATGGAGCGTTGAGGCGGGTTATGCATTCGAGGCGCCACTGAACCTTGCCCTGCGTTATGAGGGATCGGACGACTTCGGTACGAACGATTCCCGCTATGGCGCGACCCTCGGATGGGATGTCACGGATGATGCCTGCCTGGCAATTGAATACCAGCGTGCCGACAACAAGGGATCTGCCGATACAGACACGTTCACGGTGCAGCTTGCAATGGGATTTTAAGCAACAGCATAAACAGGAGCAGTCATGATGGTTCCGCTTGGTACGCTTGGAGCGGGTGAGTCCGCTGAAATCATCGGATTCAGGAGGGTGCAGGGCAGCGGCGGGCCGCTCTCCTGTCATCACTGAACGGGTCGCCATCTGCAAGCCGGCCGGGGCCCCGGTCACGGAAGGGCGCGTGAGGGAAAGGGTCAGGAACGCCGCCTTTCAGAGCTCGGGTTCAGTCCCGGCAGGTGGTGGAGGTCGTCCAGAACGCTCGAGGGGTGCCGGTCCTCGTGAAGGTGCATGGCGGCAGGATGGCGATCGATCATAACGTAGCAATGGAAATCATCGCACAAAGAAAAACACTATGAAAATGGTGAGTGACATGGTTCTGTGGGGTCATGTGTTGATGCAGACTGTCAAGAGCAATGTTCAATACAGCATCAAGATACCCTGCAGGCCGGGCTTCCTGAAGACCGAAGCCGAGAGAGGGCGGGGCGAAGAGCGGTCGGGGTGAAACAGAACAGGCCATCGGGGAGATGGCCTGCTCGTATGATGTTCCTGACGGCGTAGCTTCCTATTTGAAGAACTCGTCGAGCGTATAGTTCTGGCGGTCGATCTCAACGGAGAGCTGGCGCTTGATGGAGTTGTAGAACACCGGAATGTCACGCATGGTCCACTTGACGCCGCGTTTGTCGAAGTCGATGACGTAGCGGTTCTCGTTGTCGAGGATCTTCTGGCTGAGGTTGATGCCGATATCGGGAAGGGTGCTCATGACGGTGAGCTCGATTTCCCCGGCAATGACCTTGTTGATCATCTCCCTGGTAGCAAGCAGTTTCCTGCGGCCCGAAGCCGGGCTGATGGTGAGCTGAAGGGCGTTGCTGCGGTCTCTTTTTGCGGAGGTGATGAAATACTTTTCCGCTTTGTGGACTGCATTGCCCGACCATGGTCCTGAAGTGCTGGCCCGAACCTGGTTCTGGGCGGTGAAGGGTCGGCTGAGCTGAGATTGCATTGCTGGCGCAGTTTGATTAGCAAAGTTGACGCCTTCCTGGCATCAGGCCTTCAACAACTTATAAATTAGTAAAACAGGATTAAATAACAAAGGGATTCCCTTCGGAATCCCCTTGTGCTATCCTGCTGTGAGGCTGGCTTTTATTTGCCGTCGCCGTCTATCACCTCATATTCGGCGTTTTCAACGGCACCCTCGCCGCCTTTTTTCGATCCGCCGTCCTGAGGCGCCTGTCCTTCAGGGGCATCGGCTCCGGGCGCTTCAGCCTGGTAGAGGTTTGATGCGACCTCTCCCCATACCTTGCTGAGCTCATCCATCGCGCCTTTGATCGACTCGATGGTGCCGTTCTTGTGTGCGTCTTTCAGCTTTTCAAGCGCACCCTCGATGACCGGCTTCTTGTCGGCGGGGATTTTCTCGCCGAGTTCCGAGAGCTGCTTTTCGGTGCTGAAGATGAGCGAATCGGCCGAGTTCTTGACCTCGATCTCTTCCTTGCGCTTCTGGTCCTCTTCGGCGTGGACCTTTGCGTCTTCCTTCATCTTCTCGACCTCTGCATCGGTCAGCTTGCTCGATGACTCGATCTTGATGCTCTGCTCCTTGCCTGTTGCCTTGTCCTTGGCCGATACGTTCAGGATGCCGTTGGAGTCGATGTCAAAGGTGACCTCGATCTGGGGCATGCCGCGCGGTGCCGGCGGGATATCGCCAAGGTGGAAGCGTCCGAGTGTCTTGTTGTCTACTGCCAGCGGCCTCTCTCCCTGCAGCACGTGGACTTCGACCGAAGTCTGGTTGTCGCCGGCGGTGGAAAACACCTCCTGCTTGCGGGTCGGGATCGTGGTGTTGGCGTCGATCAGCTTCGTCATGACGCCGCCGAGGGTTTCGATGCCGAGCGAGAGCGGGGTGACGTCAAGCAGGAGAACGTCGGTGACATCACCTTTCAGCACGCCGCCCTGGATTGCCGCGCCGATGGCCACGACCTCGTCAGGGTTCACGCTTCTGTTGGGCTCCTTTCCGAAAAACTCCTTGACGAGGGCCTGTACTTTCGGGATGCGGGTCGAGCCGCCGACCAGGACGATTTCATCGATGTCCTTCATCTCCACCTTCGAGTTCTTCACCGCACGGCGGCAGGGCTCAAGGATCTTGTCGAAGAGGTCCGAGCACATGCCTTCGAACTTGGCGCGGGTCAGGTTGATGACGAGGTGCTTGGGGCCCTCGGGGGTTGCCGTGATGAAGGGCAGGTTGATTTCGGTGTCGGTTCGCGAGGAGAGCTCGACCTTGGCTTTTTCACCGGCTTCTTTCAGGCGCTGGAGAGCGATTGCGTCATTGCGCAAGTCGACTCCTTCCTGCTTCTTGAACTCATCGGCAAGGAAGTCGATGATTTTCTGGTCAAAGTCATCACCGCCGAGATGGGTGTCGCCGTCGGTCGACTTCACTTCGAAGACGCCGTCTCCGAGCTCGAGAATCGAGATGTCGAAGGTTCCGCCTCCAAGGTCGAAGACCGCAACCTTTTCACTGGTCTGTTTTCTGTCGAGTCCGTAGGCAAGCGCGGCTGCCGTCGGTTCGTTGATGATGCGCTTGACTTCAAGCCCTGCAATGCGTCCTGCATCCTTGGTCGCCTGGCGCTGTGCGTCGTTGAAGTATGCCGGCACGGTGATGACGGCTTCCGTGACCTTTTCGCCGAGGAAGTCCTCTGCGGTCTGCTTCATTTTCTGCAGGATCATTGCCGAGACCTCCTGAGGGGAGTAGGTCTTGTCGTTGATCTTCACGCGGGCCTCTCCGCCTTCGTTCACGACCTCATAGGGCGCGATCTTCTTTTCGTTCGGCACCTCGTCGAACTTGCGGCCGATAAAGCGCTTGATTGAGAAGATGGTGTTTTTCGGGTTGGTGATGGCCTGGCGCTTGGCCGCCTGTCCGACAAGGCGGTCGCCGGTTTTGGTGAAGGCCACCATTGACGGGGTGGTGCGGTTGCCCTCAGAGTTTTCTATGACGGTTGGCTGTGTGCCCTGCATGACCGCCACGCAAGAGTTGGTCGTGCCAAGGTCAATGCCTATGATTTTTCCCATGATGCAAGTATCCTTTTTTTTGATGTTGAATCCAGTGCCCCCCTCTTCAACCGCGGGGGCCCCTCTGCGGTTTTATCCTTTCACTCAGGAGATGGAGATCTCCTTCGTTTTCCTGACAGGCTGTGCTTTCGGCAGTGTGACATGCAGCACGCCGTTGTCGAATTCTGCACCGATGTTCTCCTGGTCTATCATCTCTCCAAGGTTGAAACTCCTCGAAAAGCTTCCGTAGGTCCGCTCGACCCGGTGGTAATCTTTTTCCGTCTCGACGGCATCCTTCTTCCTTTCGGCTTTGATTGTGAGCACGTCATCCTCGATGTTCAGGGCGATCTTCTCCTTTTCAATGCCGGGAAGTTCCGCATCAAGGTGGAATGCCGTGGCGTCTTCAGAGATGTCGACCTTGAATGCCGGAGCGGACGGCATCTGGGTGCCGGACCATATGTCGTCGAAAAGCTTCAGGGGGTCTTTTGCCAATTGTACAAGCATGTCTATTCTCCTTTTATTCAACTGGTTTTCGGTGTTCCGTATGGTTCAAAGTGAGCGTGACGCTCATCAGGAGTAATAATACAAATAGCGTGCCAACCCGCTTTTTCAGCGAACTGGTGTCAGATATAGGATGGAAATGTCAGA encodes the following:
- a CDS encoding Hsp20/alpha crystallin family protein: MLVQLAKDPLKLFDDIWSGTQMPSAPAFKVDISEDATAFHLDAELPGIEKEKIALNIEDDVLTIKAERKKDAVETEKDYHRVERTYGSFSRSFNLGEMIDQENIGAEFDNGVLHVTLPKAQPVRKTKEISIS
- the dnaK gene encoding molecular chaperone DnaK gives rise to the protein MGKIIGIDLGTTNSCVAVMQGTQPTVIENSEGNRTTPSMVAFTKTGDRLVGQAAKRQAITNPKNTIFSIKRFIGRKFDEVPNEKKIAPYEVVNEGGEARVKINDKTYSPQEVSAMILQKMKQTAEDFLGEKVTEAVITVPAYFNDAQRQATKDAGRIAGLEVKRIINEPTAAALAYGLDRKQTSEKVAVFDLGGGTFDISILELGDGVFEVKSTDGDTHLGGDDFDQKIIDFLADEFKKQEGVDLRNDAIALQRLKEAGEKAKVELSSRTDTEINLPFITATPEGPKHLVINLTRAKFEGMCSDLFDKILEPCRRAVKNSKVEMKDIDEIVLVGGSTRIPKVQALVKEFFGKEPNRSVNPDEVVAIGAAIQGGVLKGDVTDVLLLDVTPLSLGIETLGGVMTKLIDANTTIPTRKQEVFSTAGDNQTSVEVHVLQGERPLAVDNKTLGRFHLGDIPPAPRGMPQIEVTFDIDSNGILNVSAKDKATGKEQSIKIESSSKLTDAEVEKMKEDAKVHAEEDQKRKEEIEVKNSADSLIFSTEKQLSELGEKIPADKKPVIEGALEKLKDAHKNGTIESIKGAMDELSKVWGEVASNLYQAEAPGADAPEGQAPQDGGSKKGGEGAVENAEYEVIDGDGK
- the pscD gene encoding photosystem P840 reaction center protein PscD — translated: MQSQLSRPFTAQNQVRASTSGPWSGNAVHKAEKYFITSAKRDRSNALQLTISPASGRRKLLATREMINKVIAGEIELTVMSTLPDIGINLSQKILDNENRYVIDFDKRGVKWTMRDIPVFYNSIKRQLSVEIDRQNYTLDEFFK
- the pal gene encoding peptidoglycan-associated lipoprotein Pal encodes the protein MKKSVYGFLALALMFTAGCSSKNAVAPSGADEASAPAPAEASAPVSSVASGPSGYGFDEYQTGPLGDVFYEFDSSELAADAQTQLQQNASWMNSNAAASTMIEGHCDERGTSEYNIALGERRASTAKEYIVRLGVPSSRIETVSYGEEKPFAAGHDEAAWSKNRRAHFILK
- the pal gene encoding peptidoglycan-associated lipoprotein Pal codes for the protein MKNLKPLARILCVPAMLFIGACSCQKDVAVAPEPPPPPPPAAAAVPALGDVFFDFDQSALRMDAVSQLKNNAAWMDANRSKRVIVEGHCDERGTNEYNMALGERRASSAKEYIVSLGISPERIETLSYGEEKPFAQGSTEEAWAQNRRAHFVAE
- a CDS encoding DUF2914 domain-containing protein, coding for MTEKNHRRITMENLTEFVRTGRIIVDALTKKRVGNGLSTEEAARQSGVAEEQLRRLESGDLEFLPPVYVIALLRKYALALGTFDTALFKELKQAAGIPAPIAQQQNLEKSPGKGRILSVGPKAIAAAGIAAVLIISALFLSRTYRSPAETPPGETPTAAGGYSSAPAPAADEGPAGAERPEQESKQAGAHAATAHTGCFTLSINKEKRQPNGRLARIPAGTSSIIYFSDIHRPSGKPLYHEWSFNGKQVDKIAVGRPSGPRWRSWSRKTVGKEGNGVWRVRVREGDGVVLRADSILSGKPPAAAE
- a CDS encoding protein TolB — its product is MRHSIRLTAALLLAFIACFSFPLSAMALEGEYIAIRKEGAGRIALVLGKPLAEGGKASAWSAELDREIREGLAFTGIFNMIPPPLNLFETGGSGKRTLNFGALNSIGAEIFAGGSLASEAGRVKLSMAVYETFGAKPILSKTYSGRPDELRTIAHAFCADLVKLLTGRRSVFGSNIVFVSNRSGFKEIYSCAFDGGSLSQLTRSRSISLTPALSPDGTRLAFTDYTSGRPGLKIMNMADRRISAVRQSGVSIDPGWRSNGEVATTLSFEGDQDIYLVRPDGTLSRKVTSSRGIDLSPSFSPDGTKMAFVSARFGNPQVFILDLGTGQTRRLTYNGNYNTQPSWSPGGDKIAYTTMEKNGEINIFTIRPDGSGATRLTSGARENESPSWSPGGDMIVFTSGRQGQKKLYVMNANGDNQRRLLQMEGEQMQPSWSFIP
- a CDS encoding LbtU family siderophore porin, producing the protein MNMFQKSTGMVCLALLVSTQVLAAGEVEELKRRLEALEYKTEASAPAPAEKESPTVSFGGFVEVEANSVDTEGKKSTTDITLATLELGLEASLNPWLTAYGVLLYEQGENSDNILVEQAYIRMKSESSPFFAEVGRLTQSFGTFESSMISDPMTLELGQTRLHASLKAGYEEGGLQGSLSVFKGEVQKTGESEINSLVAFIGWQKELDSFRYGIGGSWTNNVADTDGLKDSFVVGNNTTTTDFVGGWSVNAMAGFGPFELRGEYLGACDNFTDGENSGRQPAAWSVEAGYAFEAPLNLALRYEGSDDFGTNDSRYGATLGWDVTDDACLAIEYQRADNKGSADTDTFTVQLAMGF
- the ybgF gene encoding tol-pal system protein YbgF — protein: MTSISGRLLLVPFFLLSACASKQDLVVVKDNLETIKTQSAGSYSDLQQLRDQVGGLQGRIDEVGYSSQRNLQRLGAEDSLLVQKNDELERRIQAVERYLGLTPSPKAAAVIPPAVPGSAGATSPDSAAATAAAPPSPSPKSDSDLFNEGAAMFGKDRFNDARESFSALIKDYPKSPRVGDAQFFIAESWFAEKAYDKAILDYQTVIAKYTKSPKRPMAIFKQARSFELIGDAANAKTRYRDLVNVYPSAPEAKLARQKLN